A genomic segment from Sorangium aterium encodes:
- the fadJ gene encoding fatty acid oxidation complex subunit alpha FadJ encodes MTTTSAAAAPAPAAASPLSLEVRPDGVAVVTYDVPGEAVNTLKPTFTGDLERIAGQIASNPLIKAAILVSGKADTWIAGADIEMLKSVATPAQAEAMCRAGHEAILRIVRSPKPIVAAIHGAALGGGLEVALACHARVLSDDRKTVLGLPEVQLGLLPGINGLQRLAERAGLQVALDHGLTGKNMRPSKARQLGVADDVVPVAILRETAAALALKLARVEAGPPFRPKRGSAPKLDSAALTRAALERNPIGRALLFQQAARQARKKTGGHYPAPERIIDVLRTYAEKGFEASKEVEARAFGELVASSTAHRLMELFFATNAMKKDTGVDDPAVQPRKVEKIAMIGAGLMGAGIAYVSLNAGIPVRLRDRDDASIGRGLKYVADILGERVKKKQLTPLERDEKLALLTATTDGSGLRSADLVIEAVFEDLAVKHAVLRDVEEHGKDGVIFASNTSSIPISRIAAASKRPQNVVGMHYFSPVHKMPLLEVIRTEATSPDVVATAVAVGKRQGKTVIVVNDGVGFYTSRILGPYMNEASWLLAEGVAIEQVDGALVAWGWPVGPLALLDEVGIDVAAHVGPIMLEAFGDRLAPPPTMARLVSDDRRGRKNERGMYLYGAAAKKKGKGKHADESVYGVLGLPVPRAKDGPPVPVEEIQLRCSLQLVNEALHCLGEGILRSPRDGDVGAIFGLGFPPFRGGPFRYVDSLGAAEVLRRIEIYERRFGKRWTPAPALVEAARTGKPFYG; translated from the coding sequence ATGACCACGACATCCGCCGCCGCCGCGCCGGCCCCCGCGGCCGCGAGCCCGCTCTCCCTCGAGGTGCGCCCCGACGGCGTCGCCGTCGTCACCTACGATGTCCCGGGAGAGGCGGTGAACACGCTGAAGCCCACGTTCACCGGCGATCTCGAGCGGATCGCGGGCCAGATCGCGAGCAACCCGCTCATCAAGGCGGCGATCCTCGTATCCGGCAAGGCCGACACCTGGATCGCGGGCGCCGACATCGAGATGCTGAAGAGCGTCGCCACGCCGGCCCAGGCCGAGGCGATGTGCCGGGCCGGCCACGAGGCGATCCTGCGGATCGTGCGCTCGCCGAAGCCGATCGTCGCCGCGATCCACGGCGCCGCGCTCGGCGGCGGCCTCGAGGTGGCGCTCGCCTGCCACGCCCGGGTGCTGAGCGACGACCGGAAGACGGTGCTCGGCCTGCCCGAGGTGCAGCTCGGCCTGCTCCCCGGCATCAACGGGCTCCAGCGGCTCGCGGAGCGCGCCGGCCTCCAGGTAGCGCTCGATCACGGCCTCACCGGCAAGAACATGCGCCCCTCGAAGGCGCGGCAGCTCGGCGTCGCCGACGACGTGGTCCCCGTGGCCATCCTGAGGGAGACGGCCGCGGCGCTCGCGCTCAAGCTCGCGCGTGTCGAAGCCGGCCCGCCGTTCCGGCCCAAGCGCGGGAGCGCGCCGAAGCTCGACTCCGCCGCGCTCACCCGCGCGGCCCTCGAGCGGAACCCGATCGGCCGTGCCCTGCTCTTCCAGCAGGCAGCGCGGCAGGCGCGCAAGAAGACCGGCGGGCACTACCCGGCGCCCGAGCGGATCATCGACGTGCTGAGGACCTATGCAGAGAAGGGCTTCGAGGCGTCGAAGGAGGTCGAGGCGCGCGCGTTCGGCGAGCTCGTCGCGTCGAGCACGGCGCACCGGCTGATGGAGCTCTTCTTCGCGACGAACGCGATGAAGAAGGACACCGGCGTGGACGACCCCGCCGTGCAGCCGAGGAAGGTCGAGAAGATCGCGATGATCGGCGCCGGCCTGATGGGGGCCGGCATCGCCTATGTCAGCCTGAACGCCGGCATCCCCGTGCGGCTCCGGGACCGCGACGACGCGTCGATCGGCCGCGGGCTCAAGTACGTGGCCGACATCCTCGGCGAGCGGGTGAAGAAGAAGCAGCTCACGCCGCTCGAGCGCGACGAGAAGCTCGCGCTGCTCACCGCGACGACGGACGGCTCGGGCCTCCGGAGCGCCGATCTCGTGATCGAGGCGGTCTTCGAGGATCTCGCGGTGAAGCACGCGGTCCTGCGGGACGTCGAGGAGCACGGCAAGGACGGGGTGATCTTCGCGTCGAACACGTCGTCGATCCCGATCTCCCGGATCGCGGCCGCGTCGAAGCGGCCGCAGAACGTGGTCGGGATGCACTACTTCAGCCCGGTGCACAAGATGCCGTTGCTCGAGGTCATCCGGACCGAGGCGACGTCTCCCGATGTGGTCGCGACGGCGGTGGCGGTCGGCAAGCGGCAGGGCAAGACGGTCATCGTCGTGAACGATGGTGTCGGCTTCTACACGAGCCGGATCCTCGGGCCGTACATGAACGAGGCGAGCTGGCTGCTCGCCGAGGGGGTCGCGATCGAGCAGGTCGACGGGGCGCTCGTCGCGTGGGGCTGGCCGGTCGGCCCGCTCGCGCTGCTCGACGAGGTGGGCATCGACGTCGCGGCGCACGTCGGCCCGATCATGCTCGAGGCGTTCGGCGACCGCCTCGCGCCGCCTCCCACGATGGCCAGGCTGGTCTCGGACGACCGCAGGGGCCGCAAGAACGAGCGCGGGATGTACCTGTACGGCGCGGCGGCGAAGAAGAAGGGCAAGGGCAAGCACGCCGACGAGAGCGTCTATGGCGTGCTCGGGTTGCCGGTGCCGAGGGCGAAGGACGGCCCGCCGGTGCCGGTCGAGGAGATCCAGCTGCGCTGCTCGCTCCAGCTCGTGAACGAGGCGCTGCACTGTCTCGGCGAGGGGATCCTCCGGAGCCCGCGCGACGGCGACGTCGGCGCGATCTTCGGCCTGGGTTTCCCGCCGTTCCGCGGCGGGCCGTTCCGTTACGTCGACAGCCTCGGCGCCGCGGAGGTGCTCCGCCGCATCGAGATCTACGAGCGCCGCTTCGGCAAGCGCTGGACGCCCGCCCCGGCGCTCGTCGAGGCGGCGAGGACCGGGAAGCCCTTCTACGGCTGA
- the fadI gene encoding acetyl-CoA C-acyltransferase FadI, with translation MASGKNGKGGKDRVAVVAGLRTPFTKAGTALKALRTVDLATTVVKELLQRSEVTPRDITLVVYGQVVPTLDWLNIAREVVLRTGLPKDTDAYSVSRACATSLQAMTSAAEAMLAGQHHVALVGGADSMSDVPLGVSRKLASALTDFQKARSLGARLEILSRLSLKDLVPPIPGFSREPTTGEQMGEAAEKMAKQNGISRAEQDAIAHRSHTNAARAWRDGTYAAEVMHVIPPPYDKPVERDNVVRDDSTLEAYAKLSPAFDRRHGTITAGNASPLTDGASALLLMREGKAKALGYQPLGYVKSWSYAAVDPGWQLLMAPVLAVPRALERAGLSLADMDLVDMHEAFAAQVASNLKALASPSFAAEKLGRSTPVGEIDPEKLNVNGGSIALGHPFAATGGRMVLSTLRELKKRGGHHALLTVCAAGGLGAAVVLEAA, from the coding sequence ATGGCTTCAGGCAAGAATGGGAAGGGCGGCAAGGACCGGGTGGCGGTCGTTGCCGGGCTGCGCACGCCGTTCACCAAGGCAGGGACGGCGCTCAAGGCGCTGCGCACCGTCGATCTCGCCACCACGGTGGTCAAGGAGCTCCTCCAGAGGAGCGAGGTGACCCCGCGCGACATCACGCTGGTCGTCTACGGCCAGGTGGTGCCGACGCTCGACTGGCTCAACATCGCGCGCGAGGTCGTGCTGCGCACCGGCCTGCCCAAGGACACCGACGCCTACAGCGTCTCGCGCGCCTGTGCGACGTCGCTCCAGGCCATGACGAGCGCCGCCGAGGCGATGCTCGCCGGCCAGCACCACGTCGCCCTCGTCGGCGGCGCCGACAGCATGAGCGACGTGCCGCTCGGCGTCTCCCGGAAGCTCGCCTCCGCGCTGACCGACTTCCAGAAGGCCAGGTCGCTCGGCGCCCGGCTGGAGATCCTCTCCCGCCTCTCGCTGAAGGACCTCGTGCCCCCGATCCCGGGCTTCTCGCGCGAGCCCACCACGGGCGAGCAGATGGGCGAGGCCGCGGAGAAGATGGCGAAGCAGAACGGCATCTCGCGCGCCGAGCAGGACGCGATCGCCCACCGCTCGCATACGAACGCCGCGCGCGCCTGGCGCGACGGCACGTACGCCGCCGAGGTCATGCACGTGATCCCCCCGCCCTACGACAAGCCGGTCGAGCGCGACAACGTGGTCCGCGACGACTCGACCCTCGAGGCCTACGCGAAGCTGTCGCCGGCCTTCGATCGGCGGCACGGCACGATCACCGCGGGCAACGCGTCGCCGCTCACGGACGGGGCGAGCGCCCTGCTCCTGATGCGCGAGGGCAAGGCCAAGGCGCTCGGCTACCAGCCGCTCGGGTACGTCAAGTCGTGGTCCTACGCGGCGGTCGACCCGGGCTGGCAGCTCCTGATGGCCCCGGTGCTCGCCGTGCCGCGGGCGCTCGAGCGCGCCGGCCTCTCGCTCGCCGACATGGACCTCGTCGACATGCACGAGGCCTTCGCCGCCCAGGTCGCGTCCAACCTGAAGGCGCTCGCGTCGCCGTCGTTCGCCGCGGAGAAGCTCGGCCGGTCCACCCCCGTCGGCGAGATCGATCCGGAGAAGCTCAACGTCAACGGCGGCTCGATCGCGCTCGGCCACCCCTTCGCGGCGACGGGAGGGCGCATGGTGCTCTCCACGCTCCGCGAGCTCAAGAAGCGCGGCGGGCATCACGCGCTCCTCACCGTCTGCGCGGCGGGCGGCCTCGGCGCCGCCGTCGTCCTGGAGGCCGCATGA